One region of Termitidicoccus mucosus genomic DNA includes:
- a CDS encoding sulfatase: MLAFGALTTAPGAVAAQADGGIPPNIVIIVADDMGWNQVGYHGGAWYETPNIDRIAREGTAFTQAYAAAPVCSPSRAALMTGKAPARLHLTDFIPGTAWEGRALVTPKMEQGLPLAEKTIAERLRERGYINGLFGKWHLAPDYDYTPGRPMDPESQGFDVVFHVRKPSPKKLDEPDAHNVGAITGHAVDFIQANRDRPFFCYIAHNVVHTPLVEESLLTAKYANKPGAGRAENNAVMAAMIERMDAGIGRILDTLDRLDLSRRTLVVFISDNGNLEQLQSQHPFRGGKASLWQGGLRVPMCARWPGKVRAGMLSDAPTITQDVFFTVLDAAGCDTSDLPPDGVSLLAHLSTGAALPSRALYWHYPHYHQAGGFQPGSAIREGNHMLIEWHEGALLGVGPAASLFDISADPGQQNDLAAQKPELVVRLRAKLAQWRRDVSAQEMLPREGGEWRLVPSGK, from the coding sequence ATGCTTGCATTCGGCGCGCTGACAACGGCGCCAGGGGCGGTCGCTGCGCAGGCGGACGGCGGCATACCGCCCAACATCGTCATCATTGTCGCCGATGACATGGGCTGGAATCAGGTCGGTTATCACGGCGGCGCGTGGTATGAGACGCCCAACATCGACCGCATCGCCCGCGAGGGCACGGCCTTCACCCAGGCTTACGCCGCCGCGCCGGTCTGCTCGCCGTCGCGCGCCGCGCTCATGACCGGGAAGGCCCCGGCGCGCCTGCACCTCACGGATTTCATCCCGGGCACCGCTTGGGAAGGCCGTGCGCTGGTCACGCCGAAGATGGAGCAGGGCCTGCCGCTGGCGGAGAAAACCATCGCCGAACGGCTGCGCGAGCGCGGTTATATAAACGGACTGTTCGGCAAATGGCACCTCGCTCCGGATTACGATTACACGCCGGGCCGTCCCATGGATCCCGAGTCGCAGGGATTTGACGTGGTGTTTCATGTCCGGAAACCGTCTCCAAAAAAACTCGATGAGCCCGATGCCCACAACGTCGGGGCCATCACCGGCCACGCCGTCGATTTCATCCAGGCAAACCGGGACCGCCCGTTCTTTTGTTATATCGCGCACAACGTCGTGCACACCCCATTGGTGGAAGAGTCGTTGCTGACCGCGAAGTATGCGAACAAGCCCGGGGCGGGGCGCGCGGAAAACAACGCGGTCATGGCTGCGATGATCGAGCGCATGGATGCCGGCATCGGACGCATACTCGACACGCTGGACCGGCTCGACCTGTCGCGCCGCACGCTCGTCGTGTTCATTTCCGACAACGGGAACCTGGAGCAGCTCCAGTCGCAGCATCCGTTTCGCGGCGGCAAGGCTTCCCTCTGGCAGGGCGGGCTGCGCGTGCCCATGTGCGCGCGCTGGCCCGGCAAGGTGCGTGCGGGCATGTTGTCGGACGCCCCCACGATCACACAGGATGTGTTTTTCACCGTGCTGGACGCGGCCGGTTGCGACACTTCAGACCTGCCTCCCGATGGAGTGAGCCTGCTCGCGCATTTGTCCACCGGCGCGGCGCTGCCGTCCCGCGCGCTTTACTGGCATTATCCGCATTATCATCAAGCGGGGGGATTCCAGCCGGGCTCGGCCATCCGCGAGGGCAACCACATGCTCATCGAATGGCACGAGGGGGCGCTGCTTGGCGTCGGCCCCGCGGCCAGCCTGTTTGATATTTCCGCCGATCCCGGACAGCAAAACGACCTGGCCGCGCAAAAACCGGAGCTGGTTGTCAGGCTCCGCGCAAAGCTCGCCCAATGGCGACGTGACGTGAGCGCCCAGGAAATGCTCCCGCGCGAAGGTGGCGAATGGCGCCTGGTACCGTCCGGAAAATAG
- a CDS encoding DUF4838 domain-containing protein encodes MKLRFFASILAAVVFPASGATALDLVRDGSPAAVIATADDAPPVVAYAAQELAWHIEKATGARLPVVSESQLHKTSPAVCIHLGDTAAAHAAGIESRLLPPETFVLRSTPAALIIAGGDGLGEPLGTGTPGGTLFGVYEFLERELGVIWAWPGELGTYVPKKPDLAVRDEVDLTLAPPFLQRHVRGGLSFKGKFAELGFTPAAAEAYAREQAVFLRRHRMGKRERISYGHVFPKWWEQYGAEHPEWFQLHNGKRGPAKPGASYSMCVSNPGLHQKLVALWLEQRAKNPPEPGAASYLNACENGVLGLCECDDCLAWDGPRPDDYDDFYAAKSKMKGSRFVTDRYVKYWLAVQAEARRTDPGVVVIAYNYYNYFHAPTPGLKLNANFLIGSYPSGGGFPRSPEKNAWYRRQWLGWRDTGARLFSRGNQCLDGYTMPHIYAHEFSEEFRFMAENGMVATDYDALTGQWAAHGPNIYALMRLHVTPAARTDAILDRYYSVFGPAAALVKEYFTYWENYTRDNRARLEGVFEEINVSRSRNWPVAAHRVHPPECFAPAEAILARAAQAAAGDPEAAARVEFLRAGLSHSRLCARISELLTTADPRSTLARGRTALDELIAFRRAHEREWIANFNHCAWEESTSWVLTDAPRKQ; translated from the coding sequence ATGAAACTCCGTTTTTTCGCCTCCATTCTCGCCGCCGTGGTTTTTCCCGCGTCTGGCGCCACCGCTCTCGACCTCGTGCGTGACGGCAGCCCCGCCGCTGTCATTGCAACCGCCGATGACGCCCCTCCGGTCGTTGCCTATGCCGCGCAGGAACTGGCATGGCACATCGAAAAAGCCACCGGCGCAAGGCTCCCCGTCGTATCCGAATCTCAACTACACAAAACCTCCCCCGCGGTGTGCATCCACCTCGGCGACACCGCCGCCGCCCACGCCGCCGGTATCGAGTCCCGCCTGCTCCCACCCGAGACCTTCGTCCTCCGCTCCACGCCCGCCGCGCTCATCATTGCCGGAGGCGACGGCCTCGGCGAGCCGCTCGGCACCGGCACGCCCGGCGGCACGCTGTTCGGCGTGTATGAATTCCTTGAGCGCGAGCTCGGCGTCATCTGGGCATGGCCCGGTGAACTCGGGACCTACGTTCCGAAGAAGCCCGACCTCGCCGTGCGCGACGAGGTCGACCTCACCCTCGCCCCGCCCTTTCTCCAGCGCCATGTGCGCGGCGGTCTCTCCTTCAAGGGCAAATTCGCCGAACTCGGTTTCACGCCCGCCGCCGCCGAGGCCTACGCGCGCGAACAGGCCGTGTTTCTCCGCCGTCACCGCATGGGCAAGCGGGAGCGCATCAGTTACGGGCACGTCTTCCCCAAATGGTGGGAGCAATATGGCGCGGAGCATCCGGAATGGTTTCAGTTGCACAATGGCAAACGCGGCCCCGCCAAGCCCGGCGCCAGTTATTCGATGTGCGTCTCCAACCCCGGGCTGCATCAAAAACTCGTCGCGCTCTGGCTTGAGCAGCGCGCAAAAAATCCGCCCGAACCCGGCGCCGCCAGCTACCTGAACGCCTGCGAGAACGGCGTGCTTGGCCTTTGCGAATGCGACGACTGTCTCGCGTGGGACGGCCCCCGGCCCGACGACTATGACGATTTCTACGCCGCAAAATCCAAGATGAAGGGTTCGCGCTTTGTCACCGACCGCTATGTGAAATACTGGCTCGCCGTGCAGGCCGAGGCGCGCAGGACCGACCCCGGCGTCGTCGTCATCGCCTATAATTATTATAACTACTTCCACGCGCCCACCCCCGGCCTCAAACTGAACGCGAACTTCCTCATCGGCTCCTATCCCTCCGGCGGTGGCTTCCCGCGCTCGCCGGAGAAAAACGCGTGGTATCGCCGCCAGTGGCTCGGATGGCGCGACACCGGCGCGCGCCTCTTCTCGCGCGGCAACCAATGCCTCGACGGCTACACCATGCCGCACATCTACGCGCATGAGTTTTCGGAGGAGTTCCGCTTCATGGCCGAAAATGGCATGGTTGCCACCGACTACGACGCCCTCACCGGCCAGTGGGCCGCGCACGGCCCCAACATCTACGCGCTCATGCGCCTGCACGTCACGCCCGCCGCCCGGACCGACGCGATTCTTGATCGCTATTATTCTGTCTTCGGTCCCGCCGCCGCCCTCGTGAAGGAATATTTCACCTACTGGGAAAACTACACCCGCGACAATCGCGCCCGTCTTGAGGGCGTTTTTGAGGAAATCAACGTCTCGCGCTCCCGCAACTGGCCCGTGGCCGCGCACCGCGTGCATCCGCCGGAATGCTTCGCCCCCGCCGAAGCCATCCTCGCCCGTGCCGCGCAGGCCGCCGCGGGCGATCCCGAAGCCGCCGCGCGCGTCGAATTTCTCCGCGCCGGGCTTTCGCATTCACGGCTTTGCGCCCGTATCTCCGAGCTGCTCACCACCGCCGATCCGCGTTCCACGCTCGCCCGGGGCAGGACGGCCCTTGATGAGCTCATCGCCTTCCGCCGGGCCCACGAGCGTGAGTGGATCGCCAATTTCAACCACTGCGCCTGGGAGGAATCCACCAGCTGGGTGCTCACCGACGCCCCGCGCAAGCAATGA
- a CDS encoding alpha/beta hydrolase family protein has product MKHSLIFLLAITAVMPAAPGGNDNPRQSRPLADVMADIRKQFDLDLKIPQRLLDGKTLDYADYRIRRYSAEESLRNVLAPFDLMFEYETGKTYRLLAYDHPRRSPAEGAREMQYLAALYKDRAAWEKQARALRPALLAALRLSPMPDAPRAQPILTSERRMDGYRVQNFAIETLPGVFVCGSVYMPGRVAGKCPLVVSPNGHFPGGRYRDDQQIRCAMFARMGAWAVSYDLFAWGESLLQFDASAHRTPMAQTMQILNGIRIIDYFSKLPEIDPDRIAVTGASGGGSQTMMLAAIDDRVGVSVPVVMVSAHFDGGCPCESGQPIHLAAGGMNNVELAALAAPRPQLVVSDGGDWTAGVPDVEYPFLRHVYGLYGKTEAVANVHFPREGHDYGPSKRKAVYSFLAAHLGMDLTAAQNAKGEIDESACTVEPVEALLAFGPNGGFLPARAIKGMKQLDKIFESAE; this is encoded by the coding sequence ATGAAACACAGTTTGATATTCCTCCTCGCCATCACGGCGGTGATGCCCGCGGCCCCTGGCGGCAACGACAATCCCCGCCAGTCGCGCCCGCTGGCCGACGTGATGGCGGACATCCGGAAACAGTTCGACCTGGACCTCAAAATTCCCCAGAGGCTTCTCGACGGCAAGACGCTTGATTACGCGGACTACCGCATCCGGCGTTACAGCGCGGAGGAATCCTTGCGCAATGTGCTCGCGCCCTTCGACCTGATGTTTGAATACGAGACCGGAAAAACCTACCGGCTCCTCGCCTACGATCACCCGCGCCGTTCGCCCGCCGAGGGGGCGCGGGAAATGCAATACCTCGCCGCGCTCTACAAGGACAGGGCCGCATGGGAAAAGCAGGCGCGAGCCTTGCGTCCGGCGCTGCTGGCCGCACTGCGATTGTCTCCCATGCCAGACGCCCCCCGGGCGCAACCCATCCTCACCTCCGAGCGCCGCATGGACGGCTACCGCGTGCAAAACTTCGCCATCGAGACGCTGCCCGGCGTGTTTGTGTGCGGTTCCGTTTACATGCCCGGCCGCGTCGCCGGCAAATGTCCCCTCGTCGTCAGCCCCAACGGGCACTTTCCCGGCGGACGCTACCGCGACGACCAGCAAATCCGCTGCGCGATGTTTGCCCGCATGGGCGCGTGGGCGGTTTCCTACGACCTGTTTGCCTGGGGCGAATCGCTCCTGCAATTCGATGCCTCCGCGCACCGCACCCCGATGGCGCAAACCATGCAAATCCTGAATGGCATCCGCATCATCGATTATTTTTCAAAACTTCCGGAGATAGACCCCGACAGGATTGCGGTCACCGGCGCCTCTGGTGGAGGTTCGCAAACGATGATGCTCGCCGCGATTGACGACCGCGTGGGCGTCAGTGTGCCGGTCGTCATGGTGTCGGCGCATTTCGACGGCGGTTGTCCGTGCGAAAGCGGACAACCCATCCATCTGGCCGCTGGCGGCATGAACAATGTCGAGCTTGCCGCCCTTGCCGCACCGCGCCCCCAACTCGTGGTGTCGGATGGCGGCGACTGGACGGCCGGCGTGCCCGATGTGGAGTATCCTTTTCTCAGGCACGTCTATGGTCTTTACGGGAAAACGGAGGCCGTGGCCAACGTGCACTTCCCCCGGGAGGGCCACGATTACGGCCCAAGCAAGCGGAAGGCCGTGTATTCATTCCTCGCCGCGCATCTGGGCATGGATTTGACGGCGGCCCAAAATGCAAAGGGTGAAATCGACGAGTCCGCCTGCACGGTTGAGCCCGTCGAGGCACTCCTCGCTTTCGGCCCGAACGGTGGATTTCTCCCCGCCCGCGCCATCAAGGGCATGAAGCAACTCGATAAAATTTTCGAGTCAGCCGAGTGA
- a CDS encoding sulfatase family protein, which translates to MKNQLPAALIAPLVAAGLSAPCVVTAAEPARPNIVLIVSDDHGLDALGCYGNPVIRTPHLDALAAAGTRFTRAFCTSASCSPSRSVILTGLQGHHNGMYGLQHDEHHFLCFDQVRSLPVMLEAAGYRTARVGKYHVAPDSVFRFQTVLSGGAANDPKTLGRSPMEMAWRSREVIESSDARPFFLYFATDDPHRANAVLPDGTPTFDTWPEPNHFGNRPAGYPGITPVVYNPADVLVPPFLPDTPACRAELAQYYQSVSRLDQGIGVLIKQLKDAGKYDNTLIIYISDNGVAFPGAKTTLYEPGIRLPCIIKNPRQPKGGVTQDALVSWVDLTPTILDVAGALPPGAAGFDGRSFKAGLDGTPLRGRDEVYASHTFHQVTMYYPMRAVRTEKYKLIHNLAYPLAFPSARDLIQSPTWISATRDGGGLFGKRSIAAFLHRPEFELYDLEADPDEIDNLADAPALREVRDALIEKTRAFQSATKDPWLHKWQYE; encoded by the coding sequence ATGAAAAACCAGCTCCCCGCCGCGCTCATCGCCCCCCTTGTCGCCGCCGGGCTCTCCGCGCCCTGCGTTGTCACGGCCGCCGAACCAGCGCGCCCAAACATCGTCCTCATCGTCTCCGACGACCACGGTCTCGACGCGCTTGGCTGCTACGGCAATCCCGTCATCCGCACACCCCACCTCGACGCGCTCGCCGCCGCCGGCACGCGCTTCACCCGCGCCTTTTGCACCAGCGCCAGTTGCAGTCCGTCGCGCTCCGTCATTCTCACCGGCCTGCAAGGTCATCACAACGGCATGTATGGCCTCCAGCATGACGAGCATCATTTCCTGTGCTTCGATCAGGTGCGCAGCCTCCCGGTGATGCTGGAGGCGGCGGGCTACCGCACCGCCCGCGTCGGCAAATACCATGTCGCGCCCGACTCTGTCTTCCGCTTCCAAACCGTCCTCTCCGGCGGCGCGGCCAACGACCCGAAAACCCTCGGGCGGAGCCCGATGGAAATGGCGTGGCGCTCCCGCGAGGTTATCGAATCCTCCGACGCCCGCCCGTTCTTTTTGTATTTCGCCACCGACGATCCGCATCGCGCCAACGCCGTCCTGCCCGACGGCACGCCGACCTTCGACACCTGGCCCGAGCCAAACCATTTTGGCAACCGTCCCGCCGGCTACCCCGGCATCACGCCGGTTGTCTATAATCCCGCCGACGTGCTCGTGCCGCCGTTCCTGCCCGACACGCCGGCCTGCCGCGCCGAACTCGCGCAATATTACCAATCCGTCTCCCGCCTAGACCAGGGCATCGGCGTCTTGATAAAACAGCTCAAGGACGCCGGCAAATACGACAACACGCTCATCATCTATATATCGGACAACGGCGTCGCCTTCCCCGGCGCCAAGACGACGCTTTACGAGCCCGGCATCCGCCTCCCGTGCATCATAAAAAACCCGCGCCAGCCAAAAGGCGGCGTCACTCAGGACGCGCTGGTCTCGTGGGTGGATCTCACGCCCACCATTCTTGACGTCGCCGGCGCGCTGCCTCCCGGCGCCGCCGGATTCGACGGACGCTCTTTCAAGGCCGGCCTCGACGGCACGCCGCTGCGCGGCCGGGACGAGGTGTATGCGTCGCACACGTTTCATCAGGTCACCATGTATTATCCCATGCGCGCGGTCAGGACGGAGAAATACAAACTCATCCATAACCTCGCGTATCCCCTCGCCTTTCCGTCCGCCCGGGACCTCATCCAGTCGCCGACGTGGATCAGCGCCACCCGCGACGGGGGCGGCCTTTTCGGGAAACGCTCCATCGCGGCATTTCTTCACCGTCCCGAGTTCGAACTCTACGATCTGGAGGCCGATCCCGATGAGATCGACAACCTCGCCGACGCCCCCGCCCTGCGCGAGGTGCGCGACGCTCTCATCGAAAAAACAAGGGCATTCCAGTCCGCGACCAAGGATCCCTGGCTGCATAAATGGCAGTATGAATAA
- a CDS encoding arylsulfatase codes for MQVPATHLTSFLSGIAASAAVLSSGPVQATAHAAAPSRPNIIFILADDAGYGDVGFNGQARFNTPNIDRLAREGMIMTRHYAGSPVCAPSRAALMTGLHTGHGSIRGNLGYSRGADTPGRIPISRREKLIPEYLKDFGYQTAMIGKWGLGEEDSYSAPWLRGWDFFYGFVNQAHAHNQYPEFLYRNAAKEPLVQNYSHGQNSFANDRFTVEALAYIDRAAAGAGHPFFLYMAYTTPHADLVCPRDTVMEQLKKEQAWVHEIAGPDDAVHAEDPQKKAIEGDKRIIFAAMMMRLDRDVGLIMDRLKERGLDESTLVVFTSDNGPHAEGGKDNTFFHSSGGLRGIKRDMYEGGIREPFAIRWPGHIRAGSTSDHPAAFWDFMPTVFEILGEPVPADIDGISYAPTLLGRAESQKKHDYLYWELEGRQAILQNNWKAVRNGMKAGIELYDLSRDPSERSNLSSQNPGKVEYFERLMASARVNSTAFPLGQPVAKGEPDAP; via the coding sequence ATGCAAGTTCCTGCCACGCACCTGACCTCATTTCTATCGGGCATTGCCGCCTCCGCAGCCGTGCTGTCATCCGGCCCGGTGCAAGCCACTGCGCACGCCGCCGCGCCGTCGCGCCCTAATATCATATTCATACTCGCCGACGACGCCGGCTATGGTGATGTGGGCTTCAACGGACAGGCCCGCTTCAACACACCCAACATAGACCGGCTCGCCCGCGAGGGCATGATCATGACGCGGCACTATGCGGGCTCGCCGGTCTGCGCGCCCTCTCGCGCCGCACTTATGACCGGACTGCACACCGGACACGGAAGCATCCGCGGCAATCTCGGATATTCCCGGGGCGCGGACACCCCGGGCCGCATACCGATTTCACGCAGGGAGAAACTGATTCCCGAATACCTGAAGGATTTCGGCTACCAGACTGCAATGATTGGCAAATGGGGCCTCGGCGAGGAGGACAGTTACAGCGCGCCGTGGCTCCGGGGCTGGGATTTCTTTTACGGCTTCGTCAATCAGGCGCACGCGCACAATCAATATCCGGAGTTCCTTTATCGCAATGCGGCCAAGGAGCCTCTCGTCCAGAATTACTCACACGGGCAAAACAGTTTTGCCAATGACCGTTTCACCGTGGAGGCGCTTGCCTACATTGATCGCGCCGCCGCTGGCGCGGGACATCCTTTTTTTCTCTACATGGCCTATACCACCCCGCATGCCGATCTGGTTTGCCCGCGCGACACGGTCATGGAGCAGCTCAAAAAAGAACAGGCCTGGGTGCATGAAATCGCCGGACCGGACGATGCGGTCCATGCCGAAGACCCTCAGAAAAAAGCCATCGAGGGGGATAAGCGGATCATTTTTGCCGCCATGATGATGCGCCTCGATCGCGATGTCGGGCTCATTATGGACAGGCTCAAGGAACGCGGTCTTGATGAAAGCACCCTTGTTGTCTTCACCTCGGATAACGGCCCTCATGCCGAGGGCGGCAAGGACAACACCTTCTTCCACTCTTCCGGCGGACTGCGCGGCATCAAGCGTGACATGTATGAGGGCGGCATCCGCGAACCCTTCGCCATCCGCTGGCCCGGACACATTCGAGCCGGCTCGACGAGCGATCATCCCGCAGCGTTCTGGGATTTCATGCCCACTGTCTTTGAAATCCTGGGTGAACCCGTCCCCGCGGATATTGACGGCATCAGCTACGCTCCGACCCTGCTTGGACGCGCCGAAAGCCAGAAGAAGCACGATTATCTCTACTGGGAGCTCGAAGGCCGCCAAGCCATCCTTCAGAACAACTGGAAGGCCGTCCGCAATGGGATGAAGGCCGGCATCGAACTCTACGACCTTTCCCGCGACCCGTCGGAAAGGAGCAACCTCTCCTCCCAAAATCCCGGCAAGGTCGAATATTTTGAACGACTCATGGCCTCCGCACGCGTCAACAGCACGGCTTTCCCGCTTGGGCAACCTGTCGCAAAAGGAGAACCGGACGCTCCCTGA
- a CDS encoding glycoside hydrolase family 28 protein, whose amino-acid sequence MPNHGFFLPGIALFFAVLLQPASGAARHADPWNAVPAILAQIKAPLFPARDFIITDARFGARPGGAHDCTAAIASAIAACHEAGGGRVVIPAGIFLTGAIHLKSNVNLHVSEGARLVFSTDPAAYLPVVLTRWEGIECMNYSPLIHAHGQENIAVTGSGMLDGGASPDNWWGWTKPGERHAGPPLSRASVRRLNEMGDKNTPVAERIFGEGHYLRPPFVQFYRCKNILIEGVTLIRSPFWELNPVLCENITVRGVKIDSHGPNNDGCDPDSCRNVLIEDCRFDTGDDCIAIKSGRNNDGRRVNVPSENIIVRNCEMKDGHGGVVIGSEISAGCRNVFVENCVMDSPNLDRALRFKSNARRGGVIENIHMRNVSVGRVAEAILTIDFMYQEGADGPHLPAVRNVSLENVNGKSSPRVLQIAGFQGATADDIRFKDCVFEGVSATEYVRHAGRILFDNVTIVPAGKLRPVSSVPPPSE is encoded by the coding sequence ATGCCAAACCACGGATTTTTCCTCCCAGGCATCGCGTTGTTTTTTGCGGTGCTTCTTCAGCCGGCCTCCGGCGCAGCGCGCCACGCCGATCCGTGGAACGCGGTGCCGGCGATTCTCGCGCAAATAAAGGCGCCTTTGTTTCCCGCCCGTGATTTTATCATCACCGACGCGCGATTCGGCGCGAGGCCCGGCGGCGCGCACGATTGCACCGCCGCCATCGCCAGTGCCATCGCCGCGTGCCACGAGGCGGGCGGAGGCCGCGTCGTCATTCCCGCCGGCATTTTTCTCACCGGAGCCATTCACCTGAAAAGCAATGTCAATCTCCACGTGAGCGAAGGCGCCAGGCTTGTTTTTTCCACCGATCCCGCCGCGTATCTCCCCGTCGTTCTCACCCGCTGGGAGGGCATCGAGTGCATGAATTATTCGCCGCTCATCCACGCTCACGGACAGGAAAATATCGCCGTGACCGGCTCCGGCATGCTCGACGGCGGTGCGTCGCCGGATAATTGGTGGGGATGGACAAAACCCGGCGAACGTCACGCCGGGCCGCCTCTCTCGCGCGCGAGCGTCCGGCGTCTCAATGAAATGGGCGACAAAAACACGCCCGTCGCCGAGCGCATTTTCGGGGAGGGGCACTACCTGCGTCCTCCTTTTGTGCAATTTTACCGCTGCAAAAATATTCTTATCGAGGGCGTCACCCTCATTCGCTCGCCCTTCTGGGAACTCAACCCCGTGCTTTGCGAAAACATCACCGTGCGCGGGGTGAAAATCGATAGTCACGGCCCCAACAACGACGGCTGCGACCCCGACTCGTGCCGCAATGTGCTGATAGAGGACTGCCGCTTCGACACCGGGGACGACTGCATCGCCATCAAATCCGGGCGCAACAATGACGGGCGGCGCGTCAACGTTCCCTCGGAAAACATCATTGTTCGCAATTGCGAGATGAAGGATGGGCATGGCGGCGTTGTCATCGGCAGCGAAATCTCCGCCGGATGCCGCAATGTCTTTGTGGAAAATTGCGTCATGGACAGCCCCAATCTCGACCGCGCCCTCCGCTTCAAATCCAATGCCCGGCGGGGAGGAGTCATTGAAAATATTCACATGCGCAATGTCTCCGTCGGCCGGGTTGCCGAGGCAATTCTCACCATCGATTTCATGTATCAAGAGGGGGCCGACGGACCGCATCTTCCCGCCGTCCGCAATGTCTCGCTCGAAAACGTGAATGGCAAAAGTAGTCCCCGCGTCCTGCAAATCGCCGGGTTTCAAGGCGCTACCGCGGACGATATCCGTTTCAAAGACTGCGTCTTCGAGGGTGTCTCCGCCACCGAGTATGTGCGGCACGCCGGCCGCATCCTGTTCGACAACGTGACCATCGTCCCCGCCGGAAAACTCCGTCCGGTCAGTTCGGTTCCCCCGCCGTCGGAATAA
- a CDS encoding uroporphyrinogen decarboxylase family protein has protein sequence MTSRERIRTALSHRQPDRVPVDFGATFVSGIHVSCVAALRRHYGLGDAPVKLRDAGQMLGVIDDDLRRAMGIDVIGVFAPRSRFGFANENWREFRLPWGQVVLAPGGFLPSSTPAGDLYMHPRGDHSLPPSAHLPAGGYFFDSIERQQPIDEDHLDPADNLVEFGDISDTDIAYFAAETARARQTGCAVVGAFGGTSIGDVGHIPAPGLVDPPGFRGVADWYMAIIEHPDYIQEVFRRQYDIALRNLDRLRQAVGEDGIDVLYVCSTDFGTQNSQFCSVATFRELYLPHYRRLNDWAHRHTRWKTFKHTCGAVDPLIPSFIEAGFDILNPVQCSAAGMEPSHLKTAHGRDITFWGGGVNTQTTLPFGKPAEVRDEVLRRCETFAPGGGFVFNTIHNIQALTPVENIVAMVDAVREFNG, from the coding sequence ATGACCAGCAGGGAAAGAATCCGGACTGCGCTCTCGCATCGCCAGCCTGACAGGGTGCCGGTTGATTTCGGCGCCACGTTTGTCAGCGGCATCCATGTCAGTTGCGTGGCGGCGTTGCGCCGGCATTACGGCCTCGGCGACGCGCCGGTGAAGCTGCGCGACGCCGGCCAGATGCTCGGCGTCATCGACGACGACCTCCGCCGCGCCATGGGCATCGACGTCATCGGCGTCTTCGCCCCCCGCAGCCGCTTCGGTTTCGCCAATGAAAACTGGCGCGAGTTCCGCCTGCCGTGGGGGCAGGTCGTGCTCGCTCCCGGCGGCTTCCTCCCCTCCTCCACCCCCGCCGGCGACCTCTACATGCACCCGCGCGGCGACCATTCCCTCCCGCCCTCCGCCCATCTGCCCGCGGGAGGCTATTTCTTCGACAGCATCGAGCGCCAGCAGCCCATCGACGAGGACCACCTCGATCCCGCCGACAACCTCGTGGAATTCGGCGACATCTCCGACACGGACATCGCATACTTCGCCGCCGAGACCGCCCGCGCCCGTCAGACCGGCTGCGCCGTCGTCGGCGCCTTTGGCGGCACCTCCATCGGCGACGTCGGCCACATTCCCGCGCCCGGCCTCGTCGATCCGCCGGGTTTCCGGGGCGTCGCCGACTGGTATATGGCCATCATCGAGCACCCCGATTATATACAGGAGGTTTTCAGGCGCCAGTATGACATCGCCCTCCGCAACCTCGACCGCCTGCGCCAGGCCGTCGGGGAAGACGGCATCGATGTCCTCTACGTGTGCAGCACCGATTTCGGCACGCAAAACTCGCAATTCTGCTCCGTCGCCACCTTCCGCGAGCTTTACCTGCCGCACTACCGCCGCCTCAACGACTGGGCCCACCGCCACACCCGCTGGAAAACCTTCAAGCACACCTGCGGCGCGGTCGATCCCCTCATTCCTTCGTTCATCGAGGCGGGGTTCGACATCTTGAACCCCGTGCAATGCTCCGCCGCCGGCATGGAGCCCTCCCATCTGAAAACCGCCCACGGGCGCGACATCACCTTCTGGGGCGGCGGCGTGAACACGCAGACCACGCTCCCCTTCGGCAAGCCCGCCGAGGTTCGCGACGAGGTGCTGCGCCGCTGCGAAACCTTCGCTCCCGGCGGCGGTTTTGTCTTCAACACCATCCACAACATCCAGGCGCTGACCCCGGTCGAAAACATCGTGGCCATGGTGGACGCCGTGCGCGAATTCAACGGGTGA